The Terriglobia bacterium genome includes the window GTGGAAGAGGTCAAGCATCGCTACCGGCTCATCGGCCACTCGCCGCTCACGGAAATCACGCTCCAGCAGGCCGCTGGCGTAGAACGCGAATTGGAGCGCGTTCGCCCTCGAACGCGGGTGTACGTAGGCATGCGCAATTGGAAGCCGTTCGTCGCCGACGCCGTCCAGCAGATGTCCGCCGACGGAATCTCGCGCGCGGTCGTCATTTGCCTGGCGCCGCAGAATTCTCAGGCCAGCGTTGGGCTTTACCGGCGCGCGCTGGGCGAACCACCGTTCGCCATCGACTTTGTTGAGAACTGGCACGATCACCCGCTGCTCATCCGCGCCTTTGCCGAAAAGCTGCAAGCGGGCTGGAAGCGCGCCGGCGACGAAATGGGCGCGCGCGTGCCCATCATCTTTACCGCGCACAGTGTTCCAACGCAAACCATCGAGGCCGGCGATCCTTACGAGCAGCAGGCGAAGGAAACCGCGGAGATGGTCGCCATGGACGTGCCGTCGCTCCACCGCGACGACTGGACCTTCGCCTTCCAGAGCCAGGGCATGTCCGGCGGCACATGGCTCGGGCCGACGGTCGAGGACACGATTCGCGCGCTCCAAGCCCAAGG containing:
- the hemH gene encoding ferrochelatase — protein: MTSPTANSNRPSTADRRPSTGVLLLAHGSPDTPDEVPDFLRNIAGRDLPPHVVEEVKHRYRLIGHSPLTEITLQQAAGVERELERVRPRTRVYVGMRNWKPFVADAVQQMSADGISRAVVICLAPQNSQASVGLYRRALGEPPFAIDFVENWHDHPLLIRAFAEKLQAGWKRAGDEMGARVPIIFTAHSVPTQTIEAGDPYEQQAKETAEMVAMDVPSLHRDDWTFAFQSQGMSGGTWLGPTVEDTIRALQAQGHRGVFIQPIGFVCDHVEVLYDIDIGFRQFAEKHGIRLWRAESLNDSPTFLAAIADVARSRLVQPEPTKPLVQIKGED